The segment ACACTTTATCTTTTGCAGTGACATAAGGCAATTCAGCCGCAAACATCGTCCATCCTAGCCATGCTCCCATAACAGAAATGATTAGCCCGAGGTTAATAACAATGGCTCCCCATTTTCCGACAATTTCTTCCATCACGTAAGCCATAGCTGGGTTAGGTAATGCGGCTAACTCCTCTCTAGGCATAATTCCTAAGGAGAGTAAAGAAATTAAAATATAAATAAGCAAGACACTGATCAAACCAATGACAGTTGCTTTTCCTACATCAGATCGATTTTTCGCCCGCCCGGACATAACAACTGCGCCTTCAATACCAATAAACACCCATAATGTTACAAGCATCGTACTTTTCACTTGTTCTGAAACAGATCCCCACGAAAACCCTTCACTTCCCCAAAACTCAAATGTAAAAGTATCCCATTTGAATCCAATAATTGCAATGATAAGAAACAGGAATATTGGGATTACTTTTGCAATCGTAGCAATTGTGTTAATAAATGCAGCAGAGTTTATCCCTCGCAATACCAGGTAGTGCACGAGCCATAAAGCAACTGATGCTCCTAGTATACTGGCTATATTTTGCCCTCCTTCAAATACCGGGATAAAATAACCAATGGAGGAGAATACCAACGTCGCATAGGCTACGTTACCTAACCAAGCGGATAGCCAATACCCCCAGGCACTATTAAAACCTAAAAACGTGCCAAACCCATCTTTCGCATAGCTGTATATACCACTGTCAAGTTCGGGTTTTCTCATTGTTAAATTTTGAAAGACAAAAGCAAGTGCTATAATCCCAATTCCAGTTATAATCCAGCCGATAATGACAGCACCAGCATTGGCTCCAAGCGCAATATCTCCCGCTAAGTTAAATGCGCCTCCACCGACCATGGAACCAACTACAAGCGCAATCAACGCAACGAGACTTAGCCTTTTATCGTCTTCACCCATTTTATTCACCTTCTTTTAAAGAGTAGGGAGAAAAACGTTTCTCCCTCTTAGCTTTTTACACTTCCGTTTGTCGCAGCCATCACAGCTTTAATCGTGTGCAACCTATTTTCTGCTTCTTCAAATACAAAGGAATTTTCACTTTGAAAGACCTCATCTGTTACTTCCATTTCTTTAAGACCAAACTTTTCATAAATTTCTCTACCTACTTCC is part of the Virgibacillus dokdonensis genome and harbors:
- the arcD gene encoding arginine-ornithine antiporter, encoding MGEDDKRLSLVALIALVVGSMVGGGAFNLAGDIALGANAGAVIIGWIITGIGIIALAFVFQNLTMRKPELDSGIYSYAKDGFGTFLGFNSAWGYWLSAWLGNVAYATLVFSSIGYFIPVFEGGQNIASILGASVALWLVHYLVLRGINSAAFINTIATIAKVIPIFLFLIIAIIGFKWDTFTFEFWGSEGFSWGSVSEQVKSTMLVTLWVFIGIEGAVVMSGRAKNRSDVGKATVIGLISVLLIYILISLLSLGIMPREELAALPNPAMAYVMEEIVGKWGAIVINLGLIISVMGAWLGWTMFAAELPYVTAKDKVFPKWLAKENKNKAPVNSLWLTNGLVQLFLITLLFSETAYNFTFSLASSAILIPYMLSAFYQVKLTLTGETYQSVKKRKKEKIVGVIASIYAIWLVYAAGIDYLLLTMLLYAPGIILYKWALKENNIQKQDTKIERMFMFIIVILGVIALAGLLTGKINI